The following DNA comes from Rosa rugosa chromosome 5, drRosRugo1.1, whole genome shotgun sequence.
TCGATTACATATTAGCATCtgaaccgtttagtttttaggtctccATAAgcagatcacttatgcaaattttagCCAAACTGATAATTGCTAAGGTACCGAATTAGATCAAATTAATGGACGAATCAAATCTCGTATATGAACTGTTCATAATGGTAAATCCTTAACTAGTATGATTTGTGATTCAAGATTTATTTCTAGGTGGAATAGATACTGGTGCAATCACCATGGAGTAGGCGATGGCTGAGCTTGCTAGGAAGCCGAGACTTATGAAGAAAGCACAAGAAGAAGTTAGAAACCTCGTCAGAAACATAGGGAAAGTCTCTGAAAGTGATATCGAACAACTTCAATACCTCAAGATGATTGTGAAAGAAACAATTCGATTGCATCCTCCAACTCCTCTGTTTCCTAGAGAGGCCATGTCTCCCTTTAAAGTCCTTGGTTATGATATGGAACCAAAAACAATAATCCTTAGgcatttttctttcaaattatatatgtctaaattttttttcttgatagGTCATCTATGCCAAATTTCATGTTGTGTTAATGACACAGTCAGAAAgtaacctaggtttacaaggaaaaaacctaaaacaagaattatggagtccaccagagatagatgagaaaactctcaatttgattgataatatgataaaaaagATATGTTATGCAgtcgtttaaggttgcttatatatggaaAAAGAAACTTAGGGCAAAAACGTCATGGCATGGCGACCAAACAATTCGTGTAATCTTTTTTTATCATCCCCACTAGCTGCCATGCATAATGCATAAAATTATTCAAACAAAAACCCTAACACGTCACATTATCATGTCATTTTTGTAGCAAGAAGTAAAATCTAGACTGAATTAATTGAAGATACTGTACTTCACTACTTCAAAGTGAAGTGAAGTATTGTCAAATTATATCATAGGCAATTTTGAGCTGGGATCTGCTGGAAATAATATATGTAGTGACCCGCTCTCTTCACCGTCTTATCCAGTCATCCACCATCAATATCGATTTCCATACATAacaaaatttccaaaattgATTGAATTAAATAATTGATCATCGATGTCATAAAATAGATAGATTGCTAATATTTTTATCATTTACCAAATGTTATAGTTAGTAAGCACTCATAGTATTGAGAAGATGGATCCTGCATGAAAAAAATGAGACATTATTTATGAATTTATAAGAGTTTAAGTCAACTGTATCTATTGATAATTGGTTTTGAATGCGAAACATAGATTATTATGGTATCAAAACCAGATTATTCCACATAGGGATTAGAATCATGATATCTGCACGAGTTGACATTATTGACATGAAGAGGGATTAGGATCATGATATCTGCACGAGCTGACATTCTTGATATGAAGAGCAAAAGCAAGGGTATGGGGTATAAAGAATTCTCGAGCGTTTATCGCCATGATCCCTCCATATTTTAGGAATTGCATTACAAGTCCTGTCTCTATCCTATGAGGAGTTTGTCTCTGATTtagcttcttcctcttctttttttgcTTAATGGGAAAAAGTTTTGTATTACGAGTCCTTTCCCTATTGTATGAGGAGTTTGTCTCTGGTTtagcttcttcctcttcttttttcgCTTACTTAATGGGGAAAAGTTTTGTTTTACGAATTCTTTTCCTATTTTATGAGGAGTTTGTCTCTGATTTAGCCTCTTCTTTTTTCACCTACATAAtgtgttagcgtgagtcatgaCTTAACATTAGGAATATaatatattgtaattatttTGTAGTTAGTACTTACCTATTCTATGTGTGGTAGAGAATAGAGACGTAAGTCAATTGTATTCCTGTAATCCTCTTTATATACCTGCACTGTGAGATAAATAAAATATCTGAAATTCATTCTCGCAACCTTGTTTTATTTGACCTAATGGGGAAAAGTTTTGTTTTCATCTACACGTACAGCTCTCCACCACACATTAGTTTTTTTAAACTTAAATAAGGATAACATAGAACTGTTATTCTGGGTAAGAATCAAATCAAGGTTCCTTACCAGATTCTATTTACAATATTTGACAGGAGCCTCTTTTCTTTCTGTACATCGCCTGCTCTtaatttgttcttctttttcaaaTCAAATTAGACTACTCATAATACACCAAGAAAAGAGCATCTGGATAGTCTTTTGGCAGCCTGTTGATGTAGAGGTAGAATCGCAACAAGTCCTCCCTTGAAACTGTTTCAGTGTCAACAACCTCATCATTACAAGTGAGCACCCATAAGTCTACTGAATTAACTCTCTTTATATTACCACCACACATTAGTTGCAATTTGTCTTTCAGTTACTAGTTCGCAATGGACAAAAGCCATATTGATCAATTCGATCAACATGTGGTCGAAGACTCTTTGTGGACGCAAAGGACATCTCTTTTCCACTGTAAACTTGGTTGGCCACTAAAATGTCTTTACCTGAAAATTAATTGAGTTAAATAATTGATCATCGATGTTATGATTGCTActaaaattttaattataatGATATACAAAACTATAGTCAATTACACTGATGCCTCATTGCTTCTCAGCTAGCTATCTAGGGGTCACACAACTCGAACGATCAATATATAGTAACCAGCGTTCTTTCATCGACCTCTAGAGATTATCAGTTAGACATAAACATGGATcatgtcttttctttttcttttttgatcaaAGATCATGTCATTTTTGATTGGCTAAAATATTGGTGGCCTTATCCATCAAGGACAGGAGTGATCGaaatcggtttttttttttttttttttgaagggtcGAAATCGGTTTGTTTGTCCAAGAAGGATTCAGTGTTAGGGTATATGGGCCTGCATTTACGGATTAATTGTCTTGGTTTCCATTTTAAAACGATAAGGGCTTCACAAATGGATGAACTATCAATCACTAATAATCAGCTAGTGCTAGTCACATACGTACACGGTAAAtataatatacatgtatatatatattgtggcTATGTTTATTCCAATCTGCAGTAAGCTTCGAACAATGAAGATGTtcttaatttgtttattttcttaataTGACAATTAAACCAACAACTATGCAGTCGTAAATCTCCATCTCACCTCTATTATATCACAGCCGCCCTACTTTTGCATACAATACGACAATTTATTTTCACCAACCTGGAGAAGTATAAAGTCCCTTCGATCTTTCAACGCCAATTTTTTTCCACAAAGACAATCGTAATTATGTAATGTGCACGTTACTTGGTCTGCAGCTCTATCTTATATAAAATCGATGAAGAAGATAATAGCTCATATCTCGTTGAAGCTCCAATAAATGGCTCTCAACACCCTACTACTAACCTTATGGCTTCCATTTCTCCTTCTCCCTCTACTGGTTTTActgaaaaagaataaaaagccACAAAAACACTTCCCGCCAAGCCCTCCTAAGCTTCCCATCATAGGCAACTTGCACCAATTTGCACAATCTGGTTCATCACCTCACCAAAATCTATGGCGCCTCTCGAAAAAGTTCGGTCCAATCATGCTCTTACGCCTCGGTCGCATACCGACCCTCATAATCTCATCAGCTGAAGCAGCAAAACAGGTCTTGAAAGATAATGATCTCAACTGCTGCACCAGACCCTCCACCTCGGGGTCTCGAAAACTCACCTACAACTATATAGACATGGGATTTGCGCCTTATGGTGAGTATTGGCGAGAAATGAGAAAACTATGTGTGCTTGAGCTTTTCAGTGTGAAAAGGGTGCAGTCTTATCGGTTGATTAGGGAAGAAGAAGTGGCTAAAATGATTGACTCAATATCCAAAGAATCTGCATCTTGGTCCTCTAATTCATGTGTTAATCTTACTGAGAAGTTGTATGCTGTCATGGGCAGTATAACTTTCAGGGTTATTTTCGGGACAAGTTTCGAGGGAAGCGATTTCGAGCACGATAGGTTTCATCAAGTGCTTCATGAAGCTGAAATCATGCTTGCAGGCTTCTCTGCAGCTGATTATTTTCCTGCAATAATTGGGTATCTTATAGACAGGATCTCCGGGAAACATAAACAATTTGAAAGGGTATCCGGGGAACTTCATCACTTTTTTCAGCAGGTGATTGATGATCATCTCAAGCCAGGGAGGACACAACCAGAGCATGAAGACATAGTTGATGTGTTGCTTAAAATAGTGAAGGAGCAAACTGGTTTTGGAGCTGCTCAGTTCGGTCATGATAACATCAAGGCACTTCTTGTGGTAAGCTCAATTAATTCCCTCACTGCTTCTTAATCCTGTGATTCTTATTAGAAAAAGTCGTTACTTGTATTAAAAATTAGAGCACTCGACTCAAGATCAACCGATTTTAGTCGAACAATTTTAACTTTCATATCAGAGAGGCGCAATTCATAGTTTCATACACATGTTGCTCAATTCGGTCACATCACATGTACAGATGTACTCTGTCACCTGTTATAACTGATCCTCAAGTTTGGATAAGTCCGGCCGGCCCCACTCTTCTAAAAGGCGTTGTAATGTGCATATCTTATCCCATGCTGAAAGATTGAAGCGTTACATGACTGCGTAACAATATATATCCATTGTCAATGCATATTAGCCTAGATGTGCTTTGCCCATTCCAGTATAACTCATCCATGTTTTGGTCAAGTCTAGCACAAGTAAAATTTCCCTATCATAGATTCACAGGTACATGCAATTTTTTGTGTTTATCTTTCCAGTAACGTAACTAACATGATATACACAGACCACAAATTATGAATTGATCATGTTAGTCACATATCTCAAGATTATACAAGATTAATCATAATCATCTAGTACACGACGATACACATGACAAAGATAGTAGGTCATTCAGAGCAGTTTTCTTAGAGCAATTTTTCAGCCTGGCCACATCATTATACTAGATCTGAAACCTTCCCAATTAGTTTTGTACTAGATGCTGCTCTAGCTTCAGCTTAAATTTTGCTAATCATAATGACATTTGTGAAACAGAACTTATTTCTAGGTGGAATAGATACTGGTGCAATTACCATGCTGTGGGCGATGGCTGAGCTAGCTAAGAATCCTAGACTGATGAAGAAAGCACAGGATGAAGTTAGAAGCTGCGTTGGAAACAAAGGAAAAGTCTCTGAAAGTGATACGGAACAGCTTCCGTACCTCAAGATGATAATCAAAGAAACACTTCGACTGCATCCTCCAGCTCCCCTAATGCTTCCAAGAGAGTCCATGTCCCCCTTTAAAGTCCTTGGGTATGATGTTGAACCCAAAACACTAATCATAATTAATGACTGGGTAATTTCACGAGATCCAGAATTTTGGAAAGACCCAGAAGAGTTCATCCCAGAAAGGTTTGATGATAGCTCTGTCGATTTTAGGGGGCAACACTTTGAGTACTTGCCATTTGGAGCTGGTCGGAGAATTTGTCCGGGAATTTACATGGCAACAACAACTGTGGAGCTTGGACTTGCAAATCTGCTGTACAGCTTTGATTGGAAATCGCCAGAGGGAATGAAAGAAGCTGATATCAACATGGAAGAAACAACTGGGGAACTTTCCCTAACTATCTCCAAGAAAACTGCTCTCAACCTTGTCCCCGTGAAGTTTTCTTGTTAGGAAAATCATAAGTTCTTTTGAACAATTCTGAGTTGTAAAATAAAGTTTGAGAAATAAAGGTTTGGACTGATACTAAAATGCCTGTTAGTGGGTATAAACTGATATCCAGTCAAATTCCC
Coding sequences within:
- the LOC133712715 gene encoding cytochrome P450 71B34-like; this encodes MALNTLLLTLWLPFLLLPLLVLLKKNKKPQKHFPPSPPKLPIIGNLHQFAQSGSSPHQNLWRLSKKFGPIMLLRLGRIPTLIISSAEAAKQVLKDNDLNCCTRPSTSGSRKLTYNYIDMGFAPYGEYWREMRKLCVLELFSVKRVQSYRLIREEEVAKMIDSISKESASWSSNSCVNLTEKLYAVMGSITFRVIFGTSFEGSDFEHDRFHQVLHEAEIMLAGFSAADYFPAIIGYLIDRISGKHKQFERVSGELHHFFQQVIDDHLKPGRTQPEHEDIVDVLLKIVKEQTGFGAAQFGHDNIKALLVNLFLGGIDTGAITMLWAMAELAKNPRLMKKAQDEVRSCVGNKGKVSESDTEQLPYLKMIIKETLRLHPPAPLMLPRESMSPFKVLGYDVEPKTLIIINDWVISRDPEFWKDPEEFIPERFDDSSVDFRGQHFEYLPFGAGRRICPGIYMATTTVELGLANLLYSFDWKSPEGMKEADINMEETTGELSLTISKKTALNLVPVKFSC